A stretch of Caenibius tardaugens NBRC 16725 DNA encodes these proteins:
- the mnmA gene encoding tRNA 2-thiouridine(34) synthase MnmA produces the protein MTRPSDLDLDFDPAILFDLPRAAAQCRIVVAMSGGVDSSVVAALAAASGAEVIGITLQLYDYGAATGRKGACCAGDDIRDARAVADRLGIAHYVFDHESSFREEVVERFADDYLAGRTPIPCIRCNMGPKFTDLLAMARDLGADCLATGHYVRRVVGPAGPELHRALDPARDQSYFLYGTTEAQLDFLRFPLGGLPKPQVRAIAEQFGLRVAAKPDSQDICFVPDGDYAKIVRSVRPEGVAAGAIVHAESGAVLGQHAGVIHYTVGQRRGLEIGGQPEPLYVVALDAQKAEVLVGPKRLLAVGAARVIETNRIGPLPAAESGIPLTAKVRSLARPVPVTLDGALGDGETVTLRFAEPEYGVAPGQAAVLYAGDRVIGGGWIDGTESA, from the coding sequence ATGACGCGCCCCAGCGACCTTGATCTGGATTTCGACCCGGCCATTCTGTTCGATCTGCCCCGGGCTGCGGCGCAATGCCGGATCGTCGTTGCGATGTCCGGCGGCGTCGACAGTTCGGTGGTGGCCGCACTGGCGGCCGCGAGCGGCGCGGAAGTGATCGGGATCACGCTGCAACTCTACGATTACGGTGCCGCGACAGGCCGCAAGGGCGCCTGTTGCGCGGGCGACGATATCCGCGATGCCCGCGCGGTGGCCGATCGGCTGGGCATCGCGCATTACGTCTTCGATCACGAATCCTCGTTCCGCGAAGAAGTGGTCGAGCGCTTCGCTGACGATTATCTCGCCGGACGCACGCCGATTCCCTGCATCCGCTGCAACATGGGGCCGAAGTTTACCGACCTTCTCGCCATGGCGCGGGATCTCGGGGCGGATTGCCTCGCCACCGGCCACTATGTCCGTCGCGTTGTCGGCCCCGCCGGGCCGGAACTGCATCGCGCGCTCGATCCGGCCCGCGATCAAAGCTACTTTCTCTACGGAACGACCGAGGCGCAGCTTGATTTCCTGCGTTTCCCGCTGGGCGGCTTGCCCAAACCGCAGGTACGCGCCATCGCGGAACAGTTTGGCCTGCGTGTCGCGGCAAAGCCGGACAGTCAGGACATCTGTTTCGTTCCCGATGGCGATTACGCAAAAATCGTGCGCAGCGTCCGCCCCGAAGGCGTTGCCGCCGGCGCCATTGTTCATGCCGAATCGGGCGCGGTTCTGGGCCAGCATGCCGGTGTGATTCACTATACGGTCGGACAGCGCCGCGGGCTGGAGATCGGCGGACAGCCCGAACCGCTCTACGTCGTGGCGCTCGATGCGCAAAAGGCTGAGGTTCTGGTCGGGCCCAAAAGGCTGCTGGCCGTCGGTGCCGCGCGCGTGATCGAAACCAACCGGATCGGCCCCTTGCCCGCCGCGGAAAGCGGCATCCCACTGACGGCCAAAGTCCGTTCGCTGGCACGGCCGGTGCCGGTCACGCTTGACGGTGCACTGGGCGATGGCGAGACGGTGACGCTCCGCTTTGCCGAGCCGGAATACGGTGTCGCGCCCGGTCAGGCCGCCGTGCTCTATGCCGGGGATCGCGTGATCGGCGGCGGCTGGATCGACGGAACCGAATCAGCCTGA
- a CDS encoding serine hydrolase domain-containing protein, with the protein MPRRLPLIASLALLPALAACGSDGTSAPPPPPSETAMAAVSKDPGAPREQLARATDALFTAEEIGETRALIVMYRGEIVAERYADGFDAKTRFLGWSLSKSVTAVAIGILVAEGKLRLDESPPVRHWQRPGDARGEITLRQLLQMRSGLRHTESAEPAYDATTVQLLFLAGRDDMAAEAEAQPLEAEPGRQFKYSTASSIILSDVMARVLSPRKDAASRQAEVSHFMHDRLFGPVGLSSMTAEYDAAGTMIGGAMIHATARDWARFGEFLRHGGAVKGAQVVPRGWVAFMRRPSPRAPDYGAGLWLNRNSGGDRRVLFPGQAPGSLFAMAGHMGQYVLVSPEQKLTVVRLGKTPEADTRKLVDTLAKIVALYPAVN; encoded by the coding sequence ATGCCGCGCCGCCTCCCCCTTATCGCCTCCCTTGCCCTGCTGCCAGCCCTGGCAGCGTGTGGCAGTGACGGCACGTCTGCGCCACCGCCCCCGCCCAGCGAAACGGCCATGGCGGCGGTTTCGAAAGACCCCGGCGCGCCTCGCGAACAACTGGCCCGGGCCACCGATGCCCTGTTCACTGCCGAAGAAATCGGCGAAACGCGCGCCCTGATCGTGATGTATCGCGGCGAAATCGTCGCCGAACGTTACGCCGATGGATTCGATGCCAAGACCCGCTTTCTTGGCTGGTCGCTGAGCAAGTCGGTCACGGCTGTCGCGATCGGCATTCTGGTGGCGGAAGGGAAACTTCGGCTCGACGAATCGCCCCCTGTCCGCCACTGGCAGCGCCCCGGCGATGCCCGCGGCGAAATTACCCTGCGGCAATTGCTGCAGATGCGCTCGGGCCTGCGCCATACCGAAAGCGCCGAACCGGCTTACGATGCGACAACGGTGCAATTGCTGTTCCTTGCGGGTCGCGATGACATGGCGGCCGAGGCGGAAGCGCAGCCGCTGGAAGCGGAACCCGGGCGGCAGTTCAAATATTCCACCGCCAGCAGCATCATTCTTTCCGATGTCATGGCGCGCGTACTGTCACCGCGCAAAGATGCCGCCAGCCGTCAGGCCGAAGTCAGCCATTTCATGCACGATCGCCTGTTTGGCCCGGTCGGGTTGTCATCGATGACGGCGGAATACGATGCGGCTGGCACCATGATCGGTGGGGCGATGATCCATGCCACCGCGCGGGATTGGGCTCGTTTCGGCGAATTTCTGCGCCATGGCGGTGCGGTGAAAGGCGCACAGGTGGTGCCGCGCGGCTGGGTTGCGTTCATGCGCCGCCCATCCCCCCGCGCACCCGATTACGGCGCAGGCCTGTGGCTGAACCGCAATTCGGGCGGGGATCGGCGGGTGTTGTTTCCCGGGCAAGCGCCGGGCAGCCTGTTCGCAATGGCCGGCCACATGGGCCAGTATGTGCTGGTGTCCCCCGAACAGAAGCTGACCGTTGTGCGCCTGGGCAAAACACCCGAAGCCGACACCCGCAAGCTGGTGGATACTTTGGCGAAGATCGTCGCGCTCTATCCGGCGGTGAACTGA
- a CDS encoding cation diffusion facilitator family transporter has product MMQSNMLNRSAAMASITVAVFLVGLKSWAAWSTGSTAMLGSLADTALDLIASIATLLGVWVAAQPEDKGHRFGHGKAEALAAMFQVVLISISALSLGLTAVEQFLAGSRVEAASEGIGVSVAAIAATLVLLAWQRHVLRRTGSLAIATDHVHYQSDLLLNLAVIAALVLDQYGGIAGADPVFGFLIALWLGWGAWKASQAAIDQLMDKEWPEDKRESFLAAIPRLPELRGVHDLRTRTAGDRDFAQFHVWLDGTLTIVEAHRVMDAIETALKSAFPDVEVLIHPDPVGHRDQGLAAANVLPR; this is encoded by the coding sequence ATGATGCAATCCAACATGCTCAATCGTTCTGCGGCTATGGCCAGCATAACCGTGGCCGTGTTTCTCGTCGGGCTGAAGAGCTGGGCGGCGTGGTCGACAGGCTCGACCGCCATGCTCGGCAGTCTGGCGGATACCGCGCTGGACCTGATCGCCAGCATTGCGACCTTGCTGGGCGTGTGGGTCGCCGCCCAGCCAGAGGACAAGGGGCATCGCTTCGGCCATGGCAAGGCGGAAGCGCTGGCAGCCATGTTTCAGGTGGTGCTGATCTCGATCTCGGCGCTGTCACTCGGCCTGACCGCGGTCGAACAGTTTCTTGCCGGATCCCGTGTGGAGGCGGCATCCGAAGGGATCGGTGTGTCGGTGGCGGCGATTGCCGCGACACTGGTGCTGCTGGCGTGGCAGCGCCATGTGCTGCGCCGCACAGGCAGCCTCGCGATTGCGACCGATCATGTGCATTATCAATCCGATCTGCTGCTCAACCTTGCGGTTATCGCGGCGCTGGTGCTGGATCAGTATGGCGGGATCGCCGGAGCGGACCCGGTCTTCGGGTTCCTGATCGCATTGTGGCTTGGCTGGGGGGCGTGGAAGGCTTCGCAGGCGGCGATAGACCAGCTGATGGACAAGGAATGGCCGGAAGACAAACGGGAGAGCTTCCTCGCCGCCATCCCCCGTCTGCCCGAATTGCGGGGGGTGCATGATCTGCGCACCCGTACGGCGGGCGATCGCGATTTCGCGCAGTTCCATGTGTGGCTCGATGGCACCCTGACCATTGTTGAGGCGCATCGGGTGATGGACGCGATCGAAACGGCGCTCAAATCCGCATTTCCCGATGTGGAGGTGCTGATTCACCCCGATCCGGTCGGGCACAGGGATCAGGGTCTGGCCGCAGCGAATGTCCTGCCGCGCTAG
- the pdxH gene encoding pyridoxamine 5'-phosphate oxidase, with protein sequence MKAEQDAIPHGDPLAIFAAWYDEARGTELNDSNAMALATATPEGLPSVRMVLLKGYGPEGFVFYTNAHSRKGQEIAANPHAALLFHWKSLRRQIRIEGPLTEVDAAAVDAYFASRHRDSQLGAVASDQSAPLDSRETFLARYEEVKARFADGDVVRPPHWKGFRLSPERIEFWQDRDHRLHERRRFTRDGAGWSSTLLYP encoded by the coding sequence TTGAAAGCTGAACAGGATGCAATTCCGCATGGCGATCCGCTGGCAATTTTCGCCGCATGGTATGACGAGGCGCGCGGGACGGAGCTGAACGATTCCAACGCTATGGCCCTGGCGACGGCCACGCCGGAGGGTTTGCCTTCGGTGCGCATGGTGCTGCTCAAAGGGTATGGCCCGGAAGGTTTCGTGTTCTACACCAATGCGCATAGCCGCAAGGGGCAGGAAATCGCCGCCAATCCGCATGCCGCGCTGCTGTTTCACTGGAAATCGCTGCGCCGGCAGATTCGCATCGAAGGGCCGCTGACTGAAGTCGATGCGGCAGCCGTCGATGCCTATTTCGCCAGCCGCCATCGCGATTCGCAACTGGGCGCGGTGGCATCGGACCAGTCGGCTCCGCTCGATTCGCGCGAGACGTTTCTGGCGCGCTATGAAGAGGTGAAGGCGCGCTTTGCCGATGGCGATGTGGTGCGTCCGCCGCACTGGAAAGGTTTTCGCCTGTCGCCGGAACGGATCGAATTCTGGCAGGACCGCGATCATCGCCTGCACGAACGGCGGCGCTTCACCCGCGACGGCGCGGGGTGGAGCAGCACGCTGCTCTATCCCTAA
- a CDS encoding DnaJ C-terminal domain-containing protein, which yields MADPYTTLGVARGASEKDIKSAYRKLAKELHPDRNKDNPKAAERFSEVTRAYDLLSDKDKRAQFDRGEIDADGNPAMPFGGGFGGGGPGGGMGGGFRGFGGGDGIDLDDILGGMFGGGRQGGGFGRNRPPPRGGNVQYRLKVSFTDAAAGKEQRITLGDGKTIDLKLPGGVEDGTQMRLKGKGEPGPGGAGDAIVIIEVGTHPFFKRDGQDVRLDLPITLEEAVNGAKVKVPTVDGAVMLTIAPGSSSGKVLRLKGKGFTRTNGTRGDQLVTLEIDLPQGDDDLVKRLEGWHDTRNPRARLGV from the coding sequence ATGGCAGATCCCTATACCACTCTTGGCGTTGCGCGCGGTGCGAGCGAAAAGGACATCAAGTCCGCCTATCGCAAGTTGGCGAAGGAGCTTCACCCGGATCGCAACAAGGACAATCCCAAAGCTGCGGAACGCTTCTCGGAAGTGACCCGCGCCTACGACTTGCTGTCCGACAAGGACAAGCGCGCCCAGTTTGACCGGGGCGAGATTGACGCCGATGGCAACCCGGCCATGCCCTTTGGCGGCGGGTTTGGCGGGGGCGGCCCCGGCGGAGGCATGGGCGGCGGCTTTCGCGGCTTCGGCGGGGGCGACGGGATCGACCTTGACGATATTCTGGGCGGCATGTTCGGTGGTGGCCGTCAGGGCGGTGGTTTTGGCCGGAACCGCCCCCCGCCGCGCGGCGGTAATGTACAATACCGCCTGAAGGTGTCCTTCACCGATGCCGCCGCCGGCAAGGAACAGCGCATCACGCTGGGCGATGGCAAGACGATTGACCTGAAGCTGCCCGGCGGGGTGGAAGACGGCACGCAAATGCGCCTCAAGGGCAAGGGCGAACCCGGCCCCGGCGGCGCCGGTGACGCCATTGTGATCATCGAGGTCGGCACGCACCCCTTCTTCAAACGCGATGGTCAGGATGTCCGACTGGACCTGCCGATCACGCTGGAGGAGGCGGTTAACGGGGCCAAAGTCAAAGTGCCGACAGTGGATGGTGCGGTCATGCTGACCATCGCGCCCGGCAGCAGTTCGGGCAAAGTCCTGCGGCTGAAAGGCAAGGGCTTTACACGCACCAACGGCACCCGGGGTGACCAGCTGGTCACGCTGGAGATCGATTTGCCCCAGGGCGATGACGATCTCGTCAAACGGCTGGAGGGCTGGCACGATACCCGTAATCCAAGGGCCCGTCTGGGTGTCTGA
- a CDS encoding YihY/virulence factor BrkB family protein, protein MAGDNPPDPMPAGDSVRLPPVPDHSPEARRRAALLSPAKGRKGPRRFIGVRAYNVIQRMFAGIWADGFIHAGNLAYMGMFAIFPFLILGAASLSLLSITDLSAGSITSVFEGLPVRVRDVIIPVAESAIAARTGPLLWIGGLVGLWSTSSLVETIRDMLRRAYGTRPTLSFWRYRVLSFGITLLAVLLLMASLLAQIIIGAAGEMIGAWFPQLESLLSHLSLSRIVPAVLFYCAVLLLFVTLTPAAYRTRRYPKWPGALAVTVWTVGVSALLPPMLRTVFTYDLTYGSLAGAMITLFFFWLVGLGMEAGVELNAALARTPEEEEADA, encoded by the coding sequence ATGGCAGGGGATAATCCCCCCGATCCCATGCCCGCAGGGGATAGCGTGCGCCTGCCGCCCGTGCCCGATCATTCGCCCGAGGCGCGGCGCCGCGCCGCCCTGCTCTCCCCCGCGAAAGGCAGAAAGGGGCCGCGCCGGTTTATCGGCGTGCGCGCCTACAATGTCATCCAGCGCATGTTTGCCGGGATCTGGGCGGACGGGTTCATCCATGCGGGCAATCTGGCCTATATGGGCATGTTCGCGATCTTCCCGTTCCTGATCCTCGGGGCCGCATCGCTGTCGCTGCTTTCCATAACCGATCTCAGCGCCGGGTCGATCACATCGGTTTTCGAAGGCCTGCCCGTGCGCGTGCGTGACGTCATCATTCCCGTGGCCGAAAGCGCCATTGCCGCGCGCACCGGCCCCTTGCTGTGGATTGGCGGGCTGGTCGGGCTGTGGTCGACATCCAGCCTGGTCGAAACGATCAGGGACATGTTGCGCCGGGCCTACGGCACGCGCCCGACACTCAGTTTCTGGCGCTATCGCGTGCTTTCGTTCGGGATCACCTTGCTGGCGGTGCTGCTGCTGATGGCCTCGTTGCTGGCGCAGATCATTATTGGCGCGGCGGGCGAGATGATCGGGGCGTGGTTCCCGCAATTGGAAAGCCTGCTGTCGCACCTTTCGCTGTCGCGCATCGTGCCTGCGGTGCTGTTCTATTGTGCGGTGCTGCTGCTGTTCGTGACGCTGACACCGGCGGCCTATCGCACCCGCCGCTACCCGAAATGGCCCGGCGCCCTTGCGGTAACCGTATGGACGGTGGGCGTGTCCGCGTTGCTGCCGCCCATGCTGCGCACGGTCTTCACCTATGATCTGACATACGGAAGTCTTGCCGGGGCGATGATCACGCTTTTCTTTTTCTGGCTTGTGGGGCTAGGGATGGAAGCAGGTGTCGAGCTCAACGCTGCGCTCGCACGAACGCCTGAGGAGGAGGAAGCAGACGCATGA
- the fabI gene encoding enoyl-ACP reductase FabI: MTGLMAGKRGLIMGLANDKSLAWGIAQKLREHGAELAFSYQGEALEKRVRPLAESLGSDFLIDCDVSSMDALDDAFAQLKARWDTLDFVVHAIGFSDKNELRGKYVDTSLDNFLMTMNISAYSLVAVTKRAAEMMPNGGSILTLTYYGAEKVVPHYNVMGVAKAALEASVKYLANDLGPVNIRVNGISAGPIKTLAASGIGDFRYILKWNELNSPLRRNVTIEDVGGAGLYMLSDLSSGVTGETHHVDAGYHLVGMKQEDAPDIALA; this comes from the coding sequence ATGACCGGTTTGATGGCAGGGAAACGCGGCTTGATCATGGGCCTGGCGAACGACAAGTCGCTGGCTTGGGGAATCGCGCAGAAACTGCGCGAACATGGCGCGGAACTCGCTTTTTCCTATCAGGGCGAAGCGCTGGAAAAACGCGTGCGGCCACTGGCGGAAAGCCTTGGCAGCGATTTCCTGATCGATTGTGACGTGTCCAGCATGGACGCGCTGGATGACGCTTTCGCGCAGCTCAAGGCGCGGTGGGACACGCTGGATTTCGTCGTGCACGCGATCGGTTTTTCCGACAAGAACGAGTTGCGCGGCAAATATGTCGATACCAGCCTCGACAATTTTCTGATGACCATGAACATTTCGGCCTATTCGCTGGTCGCGGTGACGAAACGCGCCGCCGAAATGATGCCCAATGGCGGCTCTATCCTCACCCTCACCTATTACGGCGCGGAAAAGGTCGTGCCGCATTACAATGTCATGGGTGTGGCAAAGGCCGCGCTGGAAGCCAGCGTGAAGTATCTGGCGAACGACCTTGGCCCCGTAAATATCCGTGTGAACGGCATTTCGGCAGGCCCGATCAAGACACTGGCCGCCAGTGGCATTGGCGATTTCCGCTACATCCTGAAGTGGAACGAACTCAATTCCCCGCTGCGCCGCAATGTCACGATCGAGGATGTCGGCGGCGCCGGGCTCTATATGCTGTCCGACCTGTCTTCAGGCGTGACCGGCGAAACCCATCACGTCGACGCGGGCTACCATCTCGTTGGTATGAAACAGGAAGACGCGCCGGATATCGCACTCGCCTGA
- a CDS encoding GFA family protein produces MTTSGAKAGARTGGCHCGAVRYEVTGHAAHHAICHCDDCRASSGAPMVAWYAVGEDQFRLTAGEPTVFEGATGAERAFCPRCGTGLFYRNAQILPGIVDIQSATFDDPAEQPPTIQIQCAERLPWVTQMAAMPEFARYPEE; encoded by the coding sequence ATGACCACAAGCGGTGCCAAAGCCGGTGCCCGCACAGGCGGCTGCCACTGCGGTGCGGTGCGCTATGAAGTGACCGGCCACGCCGCCCATCACGCCATCTGCCATTGTGACGATTGTCGCGCCTCCTCGGGCGCGCCAATGGTCGCATGGTATGCCGTGGGGGAAGACCAGTTCCGCCTCACCGCAGGCGAACCCACGGTGTTCGAAGGGGCCACGGGCGCCGAACGCGCGTTCTGTCCGCGATGCGGCACCGGCCTGTTCTATCGCAATGCGCAGATCCTGCCCGGCATCGTCGATATCCAGTCCGCGACTTTCGACGATCCGGCGGAACAACCGCCGACGATCCAGATCCAGTGCGCCGAACGGCTGCCATGGGTGACGCAGATGGCTGCGATGCCGGAATTCGCACGCTATCCGGAAGAATAG
- the wecC gene encoding UDP-N-acetyl-D-mannosamine dehydrogenase produces the protein MRGSELPEVCVVGLGYIGLPTAAVIARAGMKVLGLDVSQNVVDTINRGEIHIEEVDLDGLVHGVVQRGLLRAATAIAPADVFVIAVPTPFAKDGKHTPDTSYVLSAAENVAAVLKSGDTIILESTSPVGTTEQMRDLIARQRPDLKMPGLCEGTPDVAIAYCPERVLPGRILEELTNNDRSIGGITPRCARKALAFYKRFVRGTCVTTDARSAEMTKLVENAYRDVNIAFANELSVVADAMGLDVWEVIRLANRHPRVNILQPGPGVGGHCIAVDPWFIVHGAPDETPLIRTARGVNDGKIHHVIARAAALVESHPDAKIACLGLAFKANIDDFRESPARLVAATLARRFGDRVHVVEPYAAQLPIEFTDTGAHLIDVDTALETCDVLIVLVDHDVFKSVPLAEREDKAVYDTRGIWPDQPTPSASVPDNLRKAG, from the coding sequence ATGCGCGGAAGCGAATTGCCTGAAGTCTGTGTCGTTGGCCTGGGATATATCGGGCTCCCCACTGCGGCGGTAATCGCCCGCGCGGGGATGAAGGTGCTTGGCCTCGATGTGTCGCAGAACGTTGTCGACACGATCAATCGCGGTGAAATCCATATCGAGGAAGTCGATCTGGATGGTCTGGTGCATGGGGTGGTGCAGCGCGGCCTGCTGCGCGCGGCGACGGCCATTGCGCCTGCCGATGTGTTCGTGATCGCCGTGCCGACCCCGTTCGCGAAGGATGGGAAGCACACCCCCGATACTTCCTATGTGCTGTCCGCTGCGGAAAACGTCGCCGCTGTGCTCAAGTCCGGCGATACGATTATTCTCGAATCGACCTCGCCCGTGGGGACGACAGAGCAGATGCGCGATCTGATTGCGCGGCAGCGGCCCGATCTGAAAATGCCGGGCCTGTGCGAAGGGACGCCTGATGTTGCGATTGCCTATTGCCCCGAACGGGTATTGCCCGGCCGCATTCTCGAGGAATTGACCAACAACGACCGGTCGATCGGCGGGATTACCCCGCGCTGCGCCCGCAAGGCGCTGGCTTTCTACAAACGGTTCGTGCGCGGCACTTGTGTGACCACCGATGCGCGCAGCGCGGAAATGACCAAGCTGGTCGAAAACGCCTATCGCGACGTCAATATCGCCTTCGCCAACGAACTCTCGGTCGTTGCCGATGCGATGGGTCTGGATGTGTGGGAAGTGATCCGGCTGGCCAATCGCCATCCCCGGGTGAACATTCTCCAGCCCGGCCCCGGCGTTGGCGGCCATTGCATTGCGGTCGATCCGTGGTTCATCGTGCATGGCGCACCCGATGAAACGCCCCTGATCCGCACCGCGCGCGGGGTGAACGACGGCAAAATTCATCATGTGATCGCACGCGCGGCCGCATTGGTGGAAAGCCATCCGGATGCGAAAATCGCCTGCCTGGGGCTGGCCTTCAAAGCCAATATCGACGATTTTCGCGAAAGCCCGGCCCGGCTTGTGGCAGCCACGCTGGCGCGCCGGTTCGGCGATCGCGTGCATGTGGTCGAACCCTATGCCGCGCAACTGCCGATCGAATTCACTGACACCGGCGCCCATCTGATTGACGTCGATACGGCACTGGAAACCTGCGACGTGCTGATCGTGCTGGTCGATCATGACGTCTTCAAATCGGTGCCGTTGGCCGAACGCGAAGACAAGGCCGTCTACGATACACGCGGGATCTGGCCCGATCAGCCGACGCCGTCCGCCAGCGTGCCGGACAACTTGCGCAAGGCAGGCTGA
- the wecB gene encoding non-hydrolyzing UDP-N-acetylglucosamine 2-epimerase, with translation MALKILTVFGTRPEAIKMFPLVHALRGDSRFVSRVCVTGQHRGMLDQVLAIAGVAPDHDLNVMQPDQSLDALTARLLTGIGQVLDAERPDWVVVQGDTATAMCGALAAYYRKIPVAHVEAGLRSGNIHHPWPEEINRKIIGTMARLHCAPTETAADALKRENTDPAAIHVTGNTVIDALHWVTAQIREKPELAAGLTELEARFAGKRIIGVTSHRRENFGDGMQGIARAIRQIAARDDVALIFPVHLNPHVQSVMEAELAGLDNVALIAPLDYPHFARLIDIATLMLTDSGGVQEEAPALGKPVLVMRETTERPEGVEAGTARLVGTDSDRIVAETFRLLDDSDAYAAMARAHNPFGDGHSAHRIVELLATG, from the coding sequence ATGGCTCTAAAAATACTTACTGTTTTCGGCACCCGGCCGGAAGCGATCAAGATGTTTCCGCTGGTCCATGCACTGCGGGGCGATTCGCGGTTTGTCAGCCGTGTCTGCGTAACCGGGCAACATCGCGGCATGCTCGATCAGGTGCTGGCCATTGCTGGCGTCGCACCCGATCACGATCTCAACGTCATGCAGCCCGATCAGAGCCTCGATGCCCTGACTGCGCGGCTGCTGACCGGGATCGGGCAGGTTCTGGATGCGGAACGCCCCGACTGGGTGGTGGTGCAGGGGGATACGGCGACGGCCATGTGCGGCGCGCTGGCCGCCTATTACCGCAAGATTCCCGTGGCCCATGTCGAAGCGGGGCTGCGGTCGGGCAATATCCATCACCCCTGGCCGGAAGAGATCAATCGCAAGATCATCGGCACGATGGCGCGGCTGCATTGTGCGCCCACCGAAACGGCGGCCGATGCGCTGAAGCGCGAAAATACCGATCCGGCGGCGATTCACGTCACCGGCAACACCGTGATCGATGCCCTGCATTGGGTCACCGCACAGATTCGGGAAAAGCCCGAACTGGCGGCCGGGCTGACCGAGCTGGAAGCTCGCTTCGCCGGGAAACGGATTATCGGTGTGACCAGCCACCGGCGCGAGAATTTCGGCGACGGGATGCAGGGGATCGCGCGGGCGATACGCCAGATTGCCGCGCGCGACGATGTTGCGCTGATCTTTCCGGTGCATCTCAACCCGCATGTGCAGTCGGTGATGGAGGCGGAATTGGCGGGGCTGGATAATGTCGCCCTGATCGCCCCGCTCGATTATCCGCATTTCGCCCGTCTGATCGATATTGCCACACTGATGCTGACCGATAGCGGCGGGGTGCAGGAAGAAGCCCCCGCACTGGGCAAGCCCGTGCTGGTGATGCGCGAGACGACCGAACGCCCCGAAGGCGTGGAAGCAGGTACGGCCCGGCTGGTCGGTACCGATTCGGACCGGATCGTGGCCGAAACCTTCCGTCTTCTCGATGATTCCGATGCTTATGCGGCTATGGCGCGGGCGCATAACCCGTTTGGCGACGGCCACAGCGCGCACCGCATTGTCGAATTGCTCGCCACGGGCTGA
- a CDS encoding demethoxyubiquinone hydroxylase family protein, whose product MRSDKTDTACMIRVDQAGEYGATRIYAGQLAVLGSNGPHAGEIAGMARQEDDHLARFNALMAQRGVRPTLLQPFWSVAGFALGAATALIGPKAAMACTAAVEEEIDRHYTAQLDELSGGDDPELATLVEAFRADEREHRDAALAAGAEQAPAYPLLSGAIRAGCRLAIRLSERI is encoded by the coding sequence ATGCGCAGTGACAAAACCGATACCGCATGCATGATTCGCGTGGATCAGGCGGGCGAATATGGGGCGACGCGCATCTATGCTGGGCAACTGGCGGTACTGGGCAGCAATGGCCCCCACGCGGGCGAAATCGCAGGGATGGCCCGTCAGGAAGACGATCATCTTGCCCGTTTCAATGCACTTATGGCGCAGCGCGGGGTGCGCCCCACGCTGTTGCAGCCGTTCTGGTCTGTTGCGGGCTTTGCGCTGGGCGCTGCCACCGCGCTGATCGGGCCGAAGGCCGCGATGGCCTGTACGGCGGCGGTGGAAGAGGAAATCGACCGTCATTATACCGCACAACTCGATGAACTGTCGGGTGGTGATGATCCCGAACTGGCCACTTTGGTCGAGGCATTCCGCGCGGATGAACGTGAACATCGCGATGCCGCGCTGGCTGCCGGTGCGGAACAGGCCCCGGCTTACCCGCTGCTGTCGGGGGCAATCCGGGCGGGGTGCCGCCTTGCCATCCGGCTTTCGGAAAGAATCTGA
- a CDS encoding disulfide bond formation protein B, translating into MAGALSVRQANILALIVPAGLLAGAYVGQYAFGLYPCEMCWWQRYPHFVAVALAAIGFVASPRQLWVSLAAVAILVSGLIGAFHAGVEYRWWEGLTACSGTVGSAGGDPLEAIFAKPLVQCDQVQWELAGISLAGWNFLFSTLGALAIFVLLAKGGPNRKGPKDKGLPDAQ; encoded by the coding sequence ATGGCAGGGGCTCTATCGGTACGGCAGGCCAATATCCTCGCCCTGATCGTGCCTGCGGGCCTGCTCGCCGGGGCTTATGTCGGGCAATATGCGTTCGGCCTCTATCCTTGCGAAATGTGCTGGTGGCAGCGGTATCCGCATTTCGTGGCCGTGGCGCTGGCTGCCATCGGCTTCGTGGCGTCACCGCGTCAGTTGTGGGTTTCACTGGCCGCAGTGGCGATTCTCGTCTCCGGTCTGATCGGGGCCTTTCACGCGGGTGTGGAATATCGCTGGTGGGAAGGGCTCACCGCCTGTAGCGGCACGGTGGGCAGCGCCGGCGGCGACCCGCTGGAGGCGATTTTCGCCAAACCGCTGGTGCAATGCGATCAGGTGCAGTGGGAACTGGCCGGTATTTCGCTGGCCGGATGGAATTTCCTTTTCTCGACTCTGGGCGCACTGGCGATTTTCGTTTTGCTGGCGAAAGGCGGGCCAAATCGTAAAGGGCCAAAGGATAAGGGATTACCCGATGCGCAGTGA